The genomic region CCCACTTCCCactatgcaaataaaaaagatgGTCAGCAGGGTTGACTGAGTCAAACCTTCGGGTTGGTTTACCAgccatgaaaaatgtatttactgctaaaaaaaaatcatatttcttcttaaatgtacaatatttcTGCTCTGTActtacacattaaaaaaaaattattttcacacacacacataaacacacacacatgcatgtttaaaTCACAAGGTCACAGTGCTTGTGAAGCGCAGCGAGGCCAGGCTGTGGACTACAAACCCACACAGTGCCCTGTGTCGCCTGCTTATCATCAGATGGCCACAGTGGAGGGAGCAGGATGACTGAAAGGTGTCAGCAGCACCCACAGGGAACCTCCATTGCTGGATGTGCCTGTGTGTCACCGTAGCTTTAAACATGCATTGAGCAGGTTGAAGTGAGGATAGCTAAACTAGGGTCAGTGTTTGTGAGCAAAACCCGGAAACCTCTGTGGGAAAGAAAGACGACAGGAAGGACACACATGTCACTAACAAGTGTTAGACTGATATAGGTGTTGTTTTAGGACAATGTTTTCTGAAAGCTGTCAGGAATAGTACTCCAGGATAAATCTCATAATTATTTCAGTATTATTTGATTGAATTAATGTTAgtgacaaatgaaaaacacaaattattaaaatgataatcTGTTATTATATAACTAAATATATTATAACTATAAtctgtctcttttttcttcaaaataTTTAGAGCATCCGAGATACCTATTTCTATCTGAATTATTGGCATGTGCTTTTATTCTACTATATTCAGTGTTTACACAGAAATATAATTGTAATTGTGGCTAACATTGTACTTGTTTGACTCTTCTATAACGTCCATATGAGATGACAAAGCTACTATTGATTCTCTCGAAGGAAGATAATCCCAAATATCCTTTGGTTTGTTGAGGTTATATggcttttttaatttgcttAATAAAATTAGTTTTGGGCTGTAACATTTTATATGTCAAATTGGAAAAAAGGAAGGAGCCTTGAACTTTCAAATATTAATGAAGGACAAATAATTTCCCCTGAATTTGAAGATGAAATGAATGACACCTGACTCAGTTACACATGAATTTGACCTCTTCACTATGTGTGAAGCAGTAGTCATGTGTGTGATTGCATTAATAAAACCCTACAACATAAGAGACTTTCTACCCGACTCCTGTTTTAATAGATTTGAGAACTGACAGTAGACTCTAATATGGTCTATGCATCCTTTATATTTGTGAAGCTACAGAATACATTATGCAGTGTTAAACCcgctcctccctctttctcctcattGTTTCGTGTGACAGCGCTGGCATGGAAGGCAATAAACAAAGATTCCCCTTGAGACAAAACTTGAGACAACACAATTCTTCCTGGAAACTTTAATTGTTTTGACAACTCCTCACAAGCCAGTGAAGGTCAAGTCCAACAGTGCAGCTGACAGTAATGTACAAGTGCCCTCTCACACTGGCAGGAGGGCGGTGAGGTAAATTCGGTGTTCAATGTCATGAAAAATTAGGAATTATTTTCCTCCTTTAcattaacaatggctgctgACTCTCCTACAGGGAAATCAGTTCGTACCAACTTAAAGACAATGCCGGCATCAATTCAAGTGTTTGTTGTCCATAAAGATTCTTACATTGTTCACATATTTCATGAGTTCATAACCGAAACATTAATGATATCATGGTGTCAATCATTCACTTTTCAAGGAGTAACTCCAACAGGACAAATATAACAGACATTTATATGTGTTATACTTGCGGTATAAGTGTTTCAGCAATCAGATTgaattttttaatcaaataggggcttttcttctctttttttgtttgaagaTCAAATAGAAAAACTGACTCTTAGCTGGTCACCCTTGCCATAGTTAATGTACAACACAACTGAAAAGAAAGCTGAGCAGGCCAAATTATACTTGTTTTGAACTCCACCACATATATACACAAGGAGGGCTGCTTCAGTGCACATTCAAAATCTCTGCAATGAGCCTGACATGCTACATATTCAACTATTCCCAAAACACTGCAAAGAGTTAACTGATACCGTCATGTGAGGACATCACTGGCAGAGCAAAACCTTGGAAACACAATATTTACATGACaacaaaaaagttttaataaaaatatcctATAATTACAATAATCTATTTTAAACATATAAGTCTTCCTTCCACATTCTTTTATAGAACATTTGAGTCTCTTTATGTACAATCTTAATTGTCTCGAATAAGAATCGTTCTTCTTTACAATATGAAACATTTTAAGGTTCCAGGGATGAAAAAACATCTATTTTAAACAAAACATATACAATAATTATTCGCAGTTTAGGCTTTAAACTGGAGTCATTTTTAGCTTTTCATTTAGCACAATTTACAAACAGTTTTTATAGCTGTTGACAGACGACTTCCGAGCCTAGGGGATTCAATCTTTTCACTCTTTTAGAAAAAATGTATGTCAGAAGAAGTAAAGTTAGAGCAAAATaaacaggagggaggagagggaggtttCTACACAGTGAGCCCTTGTTAAATGGAACCAAAACATTCTTATTTGAATGGTGACTTTATTTGGGTTTAATTCCTCCCAGCGTTTTGAAATCCCCTTGTGATTGTGCCTCCAGTTGGGTGTGAGTCCCTGGCGAAGCTTTGCTGGCTTTGGAGCAGCTCTGTGAAGCCTGCACACCTGTGGAGGGGGAATCGGAGGATGGTAAGAGGGGGGTTGAGCTGCACAACTCCAGACTGACTGGCGGCACCAACAAAACAGAGGCCACGCTTGATCAACAACCCAAAACAAACCAGGTCAAACAACAGCCACACAACTCCTCAGGATATTGGGAAAGGCTGATGAGAGGCAGCCGAGACTCTCTGAGAGAATGTAAGTGTCTTtcacccacacccacccacacacacacacacaggtattatTAGGTGTGTTTAGATTTAGTGCAATAAATCTGACATTAAAGCCAGAACAGCAGCTTGAATAGAACTAGGGGACGCCGAGAGTGAATGAGAGAGcaaggaaggtgtgtgtgtgtgtgtaagaatgaAAGAGAGGACAAGCTGAGGTTTAAACCCTCTTTTCTTCAGATTGCTACACCAGTGACAGTTATTGCGCAAAGCTCAAATTCATGTTCCtcaattattattttctctGATTACTACTAGCCTCCTTAGAGCACTCCAGAGACTGTCCATTTACACCACATATAGGCTACAGTAATCAAGTAAATGGAGATGCTTCAATGACCACCACTGAGGCCTTTGGTTTCACTACTGGCCACATGTGTTTGATAAGGAGACATCAAATCCAGAAACATgactaatattatttttaaatcaactacTTACCAATGCAGTGCTCTTGTCTCAGCGGCATAAAATCGAGTCATCCGGCTTTTTGACTATTGACGTCCTctacaaaagaagaaaagaaaacaaaagaagaaacatcaaataatttaaatatttcgaTAGAGAAACTAAATAAAGACAAGGCCAAAATCTCTCCAAAAGAAATTATCTAGGAGAGCGGCAGAAAATTTAGCCTATTGAATAACAAATTGCTCTTATTGTGCGCAGTGGAGTGGGCTGCGGGTACTTCACCAATCCTGGGATAAGGTAGGGCTTCTAAATACTGCTATTATAATGCAAATCATAAAGTACGCcaaatttatttttatgcaTCGTTTTCCAAGGCTGCGATAAGATGCGTATTGCATTCAGATTCTTTTTTGTTCTTTACACTGGAAGGACAACGAGACATAACGGGCATGACGCGCTTTGTCTGAGGTAAACAGGGAGGTGAACCCTGGTAAGTTCCGACTAGTTTCGGGCTAAAGCATAGTGGTCTCCTCTGGTTAAAGCTCACCTGGTGGTGGTCAGTGTTGAGCACCGTCAGCGGTGTACGGCTGGGGTTGGAGGGTGGCGCGGGGCAGGTCCCTGTCCACTGTGGCTGCTGTTTGTGGAGGGAAGGGTGCGTCTCCAAGGCCAGCTGCAGGTCCAGGATGTAGTCTATGACATGCTGGAGGATTTCCACTTTGCTGACTTTCTTATCCTGCGGGATGGTGGGCACCAGGCGCTTCAGTCGGCTGTAGCAGTCGTTCATATCGTACTGCAGGCAGaagaggtcctcctcctccatcctgcaCCGGGCGATGTTGAGGCTCTGCTTCGACAGATAATGCAGGGAGAGCTGGCTGCCGGTGGAGGAGGAGTCCTGAGGGCGGACTGGAGTAACAGCCTTCATCTTAAATAAACAGCGGcaagggagaagaggaaaaacccGTACAATTACACGACTGGCAGGATAATACCACGGCGCTGAAAACACGACAGATGCCACAACAATATGCCTCAAATTACCGAGAGAATACTACAAAAATTAAACGGCGGATTTCGAATCTGCTAAAACATCCCGCGAGCCTCTGAGGTCCTCTGACTTCAACACGCTCGTTGTGAAAGGAATGAACTGGTGTCCTATATTTATAGAGAGGAGGGAGGCGCCAAGTGAGTCGGCTGACAGATCAGGGAGAGGAGCTGGTCAATCACATCACCGGCAGCCCGCTGCCCACCGACCCAACAACGGAGCCAAGAAAAAGGCGTGTCTCATTCTCTGCGGTGGGCTGCctgtgcttatgtgtgtgtgtgtgtgagagagagagagagagagagagagagagagagagagagagagagagagagagagagagagagagagagagatcaactGATAGTGAGACGGGGCTGATCTTGGAGGTTTTCTAATTGACCCAGTCAGAGGTGATGGTGTATTTGCACAATTCACTGGTTGAGTCGTGTCTGATTGCATATTTAGTGCCGGAGTCACTGATGCGCGCAGCCTCTGATGTATTGATGATCCCGAGCCGAACCATCTTCTTATAGAGGGGGAAACAAACACCTGTCTCACCTCACTTTggaaaatcaaacatttgaagattaaaatcaaaatgtcaCAGAGAATAATCGAAATCATCCAACTGCTCAAtgtataaaaaataacaaaaagtgaaACTCGGCGATGCGTTTATTCTATAGTCTGTTATTACACTgtttaaattgaataaataataacaatagcaTCATATAATATCTGAATGAATAA from Pleuronectes platessa chromosome 10, fPlePla1.1, whole genome shotgun sequence harbors:
- the id4 gene encoding DNA-binding protein inhibitor ID-4; its protein translation is MKAVTPVRPQDSSSTGSQLSLHYLSKQSLNIARCRMEEEDLFCLQYDMNDCYSRLKRLVPTIPQDKKVSKVEILQHVIDYILDLQLALETHPSLHKQQPQWTGTCPAPPSNPSRTPLTVLNTDHHQRTSIVKKPDDSILCR